From Candidatus Neomarinimicrobiota bacterium, the proteins below share one genomic window:
- a CDS encoding carboxypeptidase-like regulatory domain-containing protein encodes MRVSCKIILTTFCLASLLTGAETGLLRGRILDEKGNPLQAANVIIPRQQTGCSTDESGYFSIRLEAGEVPFTVSYMGYKTYSDTVTVPPGDSRNITVRMTLDYFKIGDVVVLAERELIPDAVETSTRINSGEIEHLQASSLGDVMLLVPGQRFENPGMAEKKQVSIRNNVTDSDAESNELFGTQIIIDNIPLSNNANLQLDTKTTTSSGDVLATANSGLDMRQIPADNLEEVEVIRGIPSVKYGDLTSGIVNVKTKTGLRKHSLKIKYNFNNQEANLGGGFSLFGQQFDYNANYAHSVRNIRIPEENYSRLAGQISMTSVLLDNILTLKNRLYYTRSFDERGLRPDDLYQTVKYNRDYTLRFSNQSTYLLSTSQKLDYNFSVNMTRQNSYRKQLISTDHTYVSDRMTEGWQEGIYIQNYISELSVKGRAWNIYQDLNYHQELILNKTTHTFLAGITWRLEFNDGEGRIYDPLEPPTVSSNKRERPRPYDDIPGLSTTSFYAEDKIEGRLLMDYQLNLGIRYDMYGKDHFAGTHHGSGLNPRINLMLSPFQDTRFRIGYGRTSKSPSLGMLYPNPIYFDVDDINDILNNRVIVSTYIYSLENPDLKASVQNKIEASIDQKIGNFGLSLTAFSNVTDHGFATTLSRPIFEYKYDRDDPDMTVTDSVFTTYSVWENSLTTYSRGIEASIQSRPLTPLNMQFRLEGSYIYTTSEKENAYDYATTYRYDPGLDERIKPYWKPITMEADKFLINYILDFRLKDLGAWATLSAQQVVFDRNRFLGLEDSLAVGYLTPGGNRVLLTEEEGSAFVRSQPAYNFRTESVQNIWVFNFRATKGLGDNARLSFFVNNFFNSHPLYRRKRTPVESYLKQNPDLYFGLELSVQMNPLFTLRESKE; translated from the coding sequence ATGAGAGTCTCCTGTAAAATCATACTTACAACTTTTTGTCTGGCATCTCTGTTAACAGGCGCCGAGACCGGCCTGCTCCGTGGAAGGATTCTCGATGAAAAGGGGAACCCCCTTCAGGCTGCCAATGTTATCATCCCCCGTCAGCAAACAGGATGCAGTACGGATGAAAGCGGCTATTTCAGCATCCGCCTGGAAGCAGGGGAGGTCCCTTTTACCGTGTCTTATATGGGGTATAAAACGTACTCCGATACAGTCACCGTTCCTCCGGGAGATTCCAGAAATATCACGGTCCGGATGACGCTGGATTATTTCAAAATCGGCGATGTGGTGGTCCTGGCGGAAAGGGAGTTGATTCCGGATGCCGTGGAAACCAGCACACGGATCAACAGCGGCGAAATTGAACACCTGCAGGCTTCCAGTCTGGGGGATGTGATGCTGCTGGTCCCGGGACAGCGTTTTGAAAATCCCGGAATGGCAGAAAAAAAACAGGTTTCCATCCGGAATAATGTGACAGACAGCGATGCGGAATCGAATGAACTCTTCGGTACCCAAATTATTATTGATAATATTCCACTGTCCAACAATGCCAATTTACAGCTGGATACCAAAACAACCACAAGCAGCGGAGATGTACTGGCAACTGCCAACTCCGGTCTGGATATGAGACAAATTCCCGCCGATAACCTGGAAGAGGTGGAAGTCATCCGCGGGATCCCCTCTGTGAAATACGGTGACCTTACCTCCGGCATTGTGAATGTCAAAACAAAAACCGGCCTTCGGAAACACAGCCTGAAAATCAAATACAATTTCAATAACCAGGAAGCAAATCTGGGGGGTGGTTTTTCTCTTTTCGGGCAGCAATTCGATTATAATGCCAATTATGCCCACAGTGTGCGCAATATCCGTATTCCCGAAGAAAATTATTCGCGCCTGGCGGGACAGATCAGCATGACTTCCGTCCTTTTGGATAATATCCTCACACTGAAAAACAGGCTCTATTATACGCGCTCCTTTGATGAAAGGGGTCTTCGCCCGGACGATCTGTACCAAACGGTGAAATATAACCGGGATTATACGCTGCGCTTCAGTAATCAAAGTACTTATCTGCTCTCCACATCCCAAAAATTGGATTACAATTTTTCAGTCAACATGACCCGTCAGAATTCATACCGGAAACAGCTCATCAGTACAGACCATACCTATGTTTCGGACAGAATGACCGAAGGGTGGCAAGAGGGAATTTATATCCAGAATTATATCTCGGAACTCTCTGTAAAAGGCCGTGCCTGGAACATATATCAGGATTTAAATTATCACCAGGAACTCATCCTCAATAAAACAACCCACACTTTTCTTGCGGGTATCACCTGGCGCCTTGAATTTAATGACGGAGAAGGGCGGATCTATGATCCCCTGGAACCGCCGACCGTCAGCAGCAATAAACGGGAACGCCCACGGCCTTATGACGATATCCCGGGTTTATCCACAACCAGCTTTTATGCCGAGGATAAGATCGAAGGCCGGCTTCTTATGGATTATCAATTGAATCTGGGCATTCGTTACGATATGTACGGCAAAGATCATTTTGCCGGGACCCATCACGGATCCGGGCTGAATCCAAGAATAAATCTCATGCTCTCCCCCTTTCAGGATACCCGCTTCCGGATCGGCTATGGGCGAACGTCCAAAAGTCCATCCCTCGGCATGCTATATCCCAACCCCATCTACTTTGATGTAGACGATATCAATGATATCCTAAACAACCGGGTTATCGTATCCACCTATATCTACAGCCTGGAAAATCCGGACCTGAAAGCGTCTGTGCAAAATAAGATAGAAGCCAGTATAGACCAGAAAATCGGAAATTTTGGACTTTCCCTGACGGCTTTCAGCAATGTGACAGACCATGGCTTTGCCACAACCCTGAGCCGCCCCATATTTGAATACAAATATGACCGGGATGATCCTGACATGACGGTCACAGACTCTGTTTTTACAACGTATTCTGTGTGGGAAAACAGTCTGACAACCTATTCCCGGGGAATTGAAGCCAGTATCCAATCCAGGCCCCTGACTCCTTTGAACATGCAGTTCCGACTGGAAGGATCCTATATCTATACGACCAGTGAAAAAGAAAATGCGTATGATTATGCCACCACCTACCGCTATGACCCCGGCCTGGATGAACGGATTAAGCCTTACTGGAAACCCATCACCATGGAAGCGGACAAATTTCTGATTAATTACATCCTGGATTTCAGGCTCAAGGATCTGGGAGCCTGGGCGACGCTTTCTGCACAGCAGGTGGTCTTTGACCGGAACCGTTTCCTGGGCCTGGAGGATTCCCTGGCGGTGGGGTACCTGACTCCCGGCGGCAACAGAGTACTCCTCACGGAAGAGGAAGGATCTGCCTTTGTCCGGTCACAACCTGCCTATAATTTCAGAACGGAAAGCGTGCAAAACATTTGGGTTTTTAACTTCAGGGCGACAAAAGGACTTGGCGACAATGCCCGGCTTAGCTTTTTTGTGAATAATTTTTTTAATTCCCACCCCCTTTACCGGCGGAAACGGACACCTGTGGAATCCTACCTGAAACAAAATCCGGACCTTTACTTTGGCCTTGAACTGAGTGTCCAGATGAATCCTCTCTTCACACTCCGGGAGAGCAAAGAATGA